The genomic stretch TAAATGTCTCTAGAGTTTGAGTTTGAGTTTCTGTTTTATTGTAATCACAACATTGTTGTAAcctgtttcttcttccttcttaaATGAAttggcagtgctcctgccttctttcaaaaaaaaaaagaatctccTCCCTAATTTTCAGCATGTCAAAagctctcctttttttttgtcatgccGTGGCCCAAAGCAAGCCTGTAATACCACTGCGCCATTGGGCTATCCTATCTTTGATGGTCTGTCAGAGAGGATGTACTCAAACGTTTTGAGTCCCAGGCCTAATTTTCAGCTTGCTAGAAACCTCTCTGCAAATTCCGGTTAACGAAACTCATCAGTCCCAGATTGAAACAGCCGCTCCTCGTCTTGTCGTCGAACTGCCAACGGCGTGGGGTGTACAGGTAGTACACGGGGTAGGTGGCCTCGGCGTTCCCGGGCAAGAGACACTCACGGCGTCCGACCTCGGCGAAAGGCGCGCAGTGCACTCGGACCTCTctgggcgacgacgacgatgcgGCTGCAGATGGACCTCATCCTCGCCGCGTACACCTGGAACGAACACGAGCCGCTTCTGCCGCGGTCCGGCAGCTGGAACTCGATCGACCACGCACACGCCGTGTCCTCGCGGCTCGTTGCCATGACCCCGCGCACGCAACTTGCCCGGCGCGTCGCCGTCGAACCTCGGTCCATCTCGGCATCTCCACCAGCACGAGTGTTAAACCACAGGCTTGGAAGAACGGAGGTGTGTAGGCGTGTTAAACCACAGGCTTGGAGAACGGAGGGCGTGGGCGCCAGCTTGACCTGCTGCGGCAAGAATAAAGGAGCAcgacgcgggcggcgcggcgccttGCCGACGCGCGCGCCAGTTCGGTGCACGGCAGCACAATGTTGATGCATGACAAGGCGTGGCCTGCAGCCACGCTTGGTCCAGCGCGTCCGCACGGATGATTGCAGCCACGATCACGAGTACGTCCGATCATAATATCCTGATTCTTTGTGGAAGCTGATTTTCTAAGAAAAGGAGCAGTAATTCTTTATCTGAAAATGATTCTCTAGTataaatttttagaataaggatGGAAAATCACTTTACAGAATcagaagaagctactttttttacTCCCAACCTCTTAAAAACCTCTTAGTTTATTtaagagaatcacttcacagaaccAGCAGAAAATCATTTTCTCTCTAAAACTATTTGGCAAAACTCCTGCTAGAATCGGCAGAGAATCAACTCCggaagctctgccaaacgcacctAAGAGGCCAAGTTCTGATTCATTTGATCCGTACAGCACAATCATGATTCGACCATCTACTACAGGCCAAGTCATAGAATGTAGGTACCTACGAACACAGTTTCACCGCCAAAAACGAAAATACAGGCAGGTCGTTTCGAGGAAGCAGCGTAGCATTGGCATTTGGCATCTCAGCTGTGGAAAAGAAACAAAACGCCAACACCCTGCTGTCAACAGTCAATGTAGTGGCGACCACCTCTGCGTTAGCCCTCGGCCCAGATTGGCGTAGATGCGGCAGAACGGGAGGTCACGGAGAGGCTTCAGTTCCATGAGAAAGAGATGATGGGGCCTAAGGATTGCATGACTGATAATCATCGAGGATTATGACCTCCATCGGTTCCAGAAGTCATTCACACAAGTACACAACAGACATGCAGACTGTAGAGCAACCTTTTCCTTCTGTTCCTAGCTGCAAATCACATTATTTTGTAAATTTCCTTGTTTGCCTGAAGCCCTGCCTGAACCTGAAGGAATAATATGACAACATAAATTAGCATGCCACCAAGAAACTTTGCAATGCGAAAAACCAAGGTGTTCATCACCTTGATTGTACCGAATCAGCACGGAAGCGGAACTGTTAGCTTGATTAGTACCTTCTTAATACTGAGCACTTGAAAAGTGGACTCCCATCTGAAAAACAGCCTCCTCTGTGGAAGCGTAAAGCTGTACATTTCAGGCATGGTACATTTGCATGGTTAGCCCTTCATTTTAGTCTAGAAATCAACTGACTTTGCTTGATTGTAGAGGTTTCTGAAGTAATCCTCCTGTTCCCAAGTACTCTTCAGCAAAAAGTTCGTCGTTTTTTGCAAGCATGTCTGTCAGACTACAGTCTATGTTTCTACTCTGCAGTACCCAAAACCGTGGCTTTATCCTCCCTTCAAGTGAATAACTGAAGTACCTTGGATATTCTACAACTGCTTTAAGTGGCTTTTTCATGATTCTTAACAGAAACTCAAGCTTTGGTTTCATAACAAGCTCGATACTGTAACCTAGAAGTGGGGAAAATCTAAAGATCATTGAGCGCACGTCTTTCTTAGACAAACCCGCCTCCAATAGGTAGTTCATTCTGTAAACGTTGAAATTAAAGTTACATGTATCAAGCACTTACAAAAAAGATCTTGTTAACATACTTGACAAACGAAAATCACAAGGTTAAACTTTAGAAAAAACATACGGCAGTGGTTGAATCAGAAATAAGTACTAGGAGTTGTACAAGTGGATTATGCTACCGACCAAAATGAATAACTAGCATCCAAGATTGCAAAAAGTATCACTAAAAGGCACAACCATCCACGTAGGGAAACAACATTAGCAATAATGATACCAAAAGCTTGCAGCTTGCAGAAAACTCTAGACCATGGCACAATTAAGAGGTACACTAAGTTTGCAATATAAAATGTCTATCTGGGCTGCATTTTCTATCACACAAAGTTGCAGTCATACCTGGGGAGCAGTGTATCATTTATGTCCAACAATAAAATCTCAGGATACTTCCTAATGATGCGAGGAAGATGATGTTTGGAAACACCAAAGTCAATAAGAAAGTCAATTTTCTTCTTGAGGGTACTTTCCACATTTGAAGCAAATATTTCAGGAGAACGACACAAAATCTTTCCTACTGTTTCCTTATCAAAACCCATTTccctgaaaaagaaaacaatctGAAACACAAGGCAGAACAGTTAGTACTAAGATAACAATTATCAGAAGATGGGGGCATCAAAGATGTATAAGAGCAACCACTCAAGAGTCAAGACTCAAGACACAAAACCATCCCCAACTTTGGATACAAATGTGCCTACTGTGGATACAGTTACAAACATTGGATGTTGAGTTATTGTCCACCGCTTTCATGACCCATAAATCTTCATCCTATCCATTGTGGCTAATTGGAAAAATATGTGAATTTGTAAAACCTGATGTACCATCATTACAGCcatcatccatgtcaacttAAAGGACATGTGATGGTGGTCAAACAAAGTATTCATTTTACTGAAGCTTTGGTTCCAGTTTGCTAAGAAAATTATAAGCAAGCAAAAGAAAGTTTTTCCTTTACCAAACGGAGTATAAATATGTAAACGAAATTATATTAATGATTACACACCTGCAGAAACTCGTTAGGTTTTCTCAGCAACAATTGCGGACTTGATGTAATGACTGGAGCCACCATTTTCTTAGTGATGCCCAGATCATCAAACTGCTCCAGAATTAAATTCATTCTTTGTGTAGAGCAGCCAAGAATATGAGGCCAACTTTTCACAGCAATACCAAGGACTGTACTGGAAATCTGAAAGCAAAACAATTGACTTACTACTCCTGGCAACAAGAAACAGAAGGCAGAACAGGGTaaataaatgaaaaagaaattaaaacatAAATAGTGAGAAAATTCTTTTTTTCAGTTACCTTTTTTCGCTTTAAGAACAAAAGGATCCGTTTGTAGTTCTCTATCACACTTGTTGAAAGGATCCATGGATACTTCAGCAACATCCTACCAATATGTTCTTGTTCAATGCCAGCCTAGTAAATTTAGAAATGGATAATAGTATTATTGTATTATATTCAAGTGAGCACCAATCTAGCAGATACCAATGGACACCACGAACATAAATACCTTCTCCCATTCATGAATCCTCGGCTTGATATCATTTTCAATGTCAGAAAGAATGATAGGAGGAAATGACAGCAAAACTGATGCAATCCTTGGGTTTGGAATTCCAATGTACTCAAGAAAATCAATTAATGGCTTTAGATGATTATCCTCAGAGCAGAGAAGCAGCATGGGAAACGACTCAATGAGGTAAGGAAATGACACATCTCCATGTCCCAACATGCTAACACCACCATACCTGGCCTCCATCTGCAATAATAGGGTTCAAGAAAACATTAATTTCTGCTGATACTCAGTGCAATGAAACTGAACAATAAGCAATAGTCAGGACTATGAAACTTACTTTTTCAAAAAATGATAAAGTACTTTGGAGTGCATCGTCTGCAGGTATTGATAAGTGTGTCATCATGCGCTTAGAATTCCTTCCAATAATTGTTGCATAATCACTGCTTGAAAATAACATTTCCTTCAAAAACTTAACCTATATGTGAATAAACCATAAGAAATGAGTGCAGTGATCTAGTGAACATATTATAGTGCCAAGGACAACTGCAACTATTGAAGTAACATATTGACCAATGATCACTATGATCCAATCTATTTGTTACCCTTGGGATATAATGTATAATGTCACCATGGACTAGTGTTACTGAAAACTTGGTGCCTGAATTCTAAATTTCTAATGTTAAGGATTCCATTAAAATGTCTTCCTGCCATGCTATGGAAAATGGAAGTACTATTGAGATTCGTGGTGTGAATGAGAATAGGAGCAAGACTCACATAAcgtctttaaaaaaaaaaagaagaagactcATATACTTGAACACATGCTTTGTGCAGGACTACAAGCTTGCAACTGAGAACAATACCAACTTTTTTGCAGGTAAAATATCAGTTTGAGTGCTCCATGTTTAAGTTTAATACTAGCTCGATTGAACTTTGTTCAAGTTCAGCCAAACACACCCGATAAGAGGTCATGGATTAGGTTGGACTCgtagaaaaaaatatgaagtaaCCCTGCAGTTAGCAGTTTCTACAGGTTTCACCAAATTTCACTGCCAATTGCAACATGTACGAAGTATTCTTTCAACACGGACCAAACTCGCGGAAATGCAAGCAAATTGAGCCCAAATTGGAGTTAACTCTCACCCGATCAATCAGCACAGGGAGGCCAGCGGCCGCGACGTACGGCGCGATGAGCTTGGCGGAAGAGAGCCGCACCCCGAAGCTCTCTAGGAGCGGCACCACGCCGTGGTCGTGCTTGCTCCGCCCCATGAGGTACACCTTCCTCCGGAACCCGAGCCTCCCCATCTCCATCTCGACGGCCCCGCTGCGGCCCACCCTGGCCCCGGCGCCGGAGCTCCACGACGCCCAGAGGCCGAGCTCGTCCAGCTCCCGGACTCCGTCGGCGAGCATGGTGGCGtaggccggcgcgcgcgcggcgatGGCGGTGGCGTCGGCCGGGGAGGCGCCGCTCTCGCGTAGGAGCTCCGCGACGGCTGCCTCCGCCTCGCGGGCGTCGTAGGCGGGCGATGCGGAGGCGGACGTGGACGAGGATGTTGTCGCGGGGAAGGCGGCGATGGgcccgcagcggcggcggcgcgggaggaggaagaggagtggGAGAGGGTGAGGATGCGTTTTGGGGTGGAATTGGGTGGGAAGCGGGAGAGCGCGCAGTGGTGGGGTTGCAGGTTTggagaggagaagatggagaagcGGGagagtggcggtggcggtggccatggccacggcggaggccggagggggACGAGTGGGAGGGAAGAAGGGGTGAAGTGTGAATCCCCCGCGCGCTTGTAACGTTCCCGCGTGCATTATCCATGGATGAGAAAAACTTCGGGAAGAAATCAATTTTCTGCCACAAAATTTCACAGTTATTTCCGATTACTGGGTTTTCCTCATCAAAATTTGCCTACTTTCACCGAATTTAGTTAGTTTTGGTTTGGTTCTAATACTTTCAAAGAGTCCTATTTTGAGACTTTCTAGTTTGTTTTCTTCCCATTCCTGTGAAACAGTtattgattttatttttttagttttgctAATTGGGTTCTGCGGAATAAATTGGTAACCAGAACTCCAGAAGAATGCTCctaggtcctgtttggaatGACGTACTCCTCGGGTTCTTTATGGATTATTAAACCGATGTTGTGTCAAATGACAAGATTCTATAGGAGCGTATCAATAAAAAATTCATGATGGAACTGAATAAGAAGAATTAAGGAATTATTTTTGTAAAAGTGTGCTATTCGTATGCCGAAACAGATCCGAAAATGCTACGAGCCCTTTTTTTTTACCCTTGACTTTTAGTTTGTCTATCTTTGATCTCCAACTCTAACATTATACTCCAACTTCCATTATAGCTAGCGTAGTTTTGACCCTTGAGCCCATCCAAAGCAATTCAAGGTTGACGTGGCAGCGACTTTTTAATCTGGGTGGGAGAAAATATTTGAATGAGGAAGGAAAGTTACTCGATCACTTCCAAAAAACTTTGAAATAGACATTGgacaaaaataattgcagctCATGAAACAAGTTCTATAATCTATAACATTCAAATGAAAGACTCAATAAATCTTAGAAAATGTATTTGAgtatttattgaatcttttatTTGAATAGCATAGAGCTTGTTTCACAAACTCTACTTATTGTTGTGGGGTTCCTTATGTCCAAATTATCTTTAGGATTCTTTTCTGAATTTTTGAGAGGTGTTTGTTTTCCTCATCTAAACATTTTGTCTTcatcaaagttaaaaaaattgcaatcacgTCTAATCTGCTTTGTCTGGCCTTAGGGGCAAATGAGACTATTCAAAGTAGATCGTATCAAACTAGATTGTATTTTGAGTATAAAAACTAGATAAACTAAACAGTTGAGGGTCAAATATGAACTtagttttatttgattttttgaCAGTTCATGCGCTAAAAGGAGTATCACGGTGGAGTGTCTTTTGTCCCTACTGACTGCACACTCCACACtatttatcctttttttttgtccaaACACCAAAGATACACTACATATATGCATGCTCGCGTTATGAACATACGCACACATACACAATCTACCCCTATGTTTGTTATCGATGGGCATTCGCCGActatttaaataaaaaaaaatatgagcacATGATGAGTTGATGACTCGAATCTGTGCTGCACAAGTTCCACCACAATAAATCCAATCAACTGAGCTAAGTTTAATTCACTCAGATCATTTATGCCTCCCACAGTCCCACTATCTTTTTTTACCACCATGTGCATTTGCAAAATGACCAAAACCAGTTTTATAACAATCCATAAGCTAGATGCCATAACTTAAGAATTTCTAGTTGATCCAAACATATAGACAAACACATATAGCGCATGCGTAATGCATGCATTTTCCTATAGAAGAGCTAGTGATCTAAAGTCCAAATCACCACGATCTAATCTGAGGGGCTGTTTGGCTAtcgggtgttaaaatttaacacccgtcacatcggatgtttggatgctaattaggagtattaaatatagactaattacaaaattaattgcatagatggagtgtaatttgcgagacgaatctattaagcctaattaatccatgatttgacaatgtggtgctacagtaaccatttgctaatgatggattaattaggcttaatagattcgtctcgcgaattagcacagggttctgcaattagtttataattagctcatgtttagttctcctaattagcatccgaacatccgatgtgacactgttaaagtttagcacctcgtatccaaacaccccctgaatgTGAGCGACATTGGACTATTGGAGAAAGGCGCAAAAGGACTCTGGGAGGaagctgccaagtgccaaccatAATCAAAATAGACACAAGTACGCAACCTTGTGAAATGATGTTGATGTGAAACCTAAATCATATTGAGAGCACTCCAAGGGCTAAATccgggccatgtttagttactcccaactcccaactttgacactatgcaaaaagaagattccccatcacatcaaacttgcggtacatgcatggagtactaaatgtagatgaaattaaaaactaattgcacagttttgttgtactttgcgagacgaatcttttgagcctaattagtcaatatttggacaataattcacaaatacaaacgaaacgctacagtgtgctacagtgctgtaacagtaatttgacacctcccaaattccccaactaaacaaggccccgTTTTGAATTATCGTGGCTGTGATGGAACTTTTGAATTTCGGCCGCGTCGGGATGGGCCGGCATGTGATCAAAGATATACGTATGACCCGTGCCAGCCTTTTGTCCAGCCCGTTGGCATCTACCCCCAACTACCCGCTTCGGATGGATCAGTTCGCAAATGTGTCGCTTGCCTGTGGGCCCAGACCCGTCGTCAGCACCACGCCCCGCATGCGCTCCCGCATTTGTCCCGTAGCGGGCAAGATTCAAACACCGGAGCGAATCTCCAGGTCCCACAGTCACTGAGCCGTGGGTCCAGAGCATGATGGCCCGCATGTCAGGAGCGAACCTCTTGGGTGAAATTCGAATCGCGGCACCCAAAAGCGCGAAAGGTGCGGCAACTCGCCACCTCGATCGACTTCATTGCTCCGCTCACAAGAGCGTCCACCCTCTCAGCCCATGACATGTGGGTTCAGTATCTTTCGGACCCCACGTGTCATCTCGAGAACGGCGTGGGTGAGAGAGGCCCCGGTGATACCGCCTCGGAGACAGAGAGGTCAGCGGAGGTGGAAGACTACTGGTCCTCGGAGTTggcgctctcctcctccccttcctcgccTCCTCGGTGTGGGGCACAGGGGCTGTGGGCacgagaggagagagagagaggaaaaggtGTAGAGAGAGAAAAGTGAAAAGGCCTGCCAATTTACATGATTACCGCGTGGTAAGTTTGGAATTCAAAATCCCTTCTAGTACGGGAAAGAGGCGAGGCTTCCATTCCAAGCCTGCGCGGCGGTCCTCCGGGCGGGCTCTCGCACTCGCGGTCGCGGAGAGATCTCCGAGCATCCCCCGCCGCTTCCGCTGTATGTGCTGTTCCTCCTCCTTCCGCGTGTCATTTGCAGTTGCTTAGTTGAAGTCTTATTAGTTCCGCTACGtgattgagttttttttttttgggtgtgtGAGATGCGGGAGTGAGGATGGGAACCGGCAGTTTCAAATTTCTCTCCCCAATGGTTGGTGGCAATGTTATGCTTCGTTTTTTAGGCTGCTTTCGTGTTCCTGTGACTCTTTTTTTAGCCCGGAGGGGCTCCAATTGCTCTCTGATCTCTAGGTTTCGAGGGTTGCTGAGCAGTTAGTAAAATGTGCGAGTGTAAGCGTGAGGTACGGGCGTGATGCTGCTCAGCTCAAATACTCTGATCGTTTAGTTTTGGTTGGTTGGTTTTTAATCAGTTAATTCTATTTCGGTACATTTCTGAATCGAACTAGTGTTGATTTGGGCAGTTAAGCACCAACTGTTAGATGAGCACAGATTGGATGCTAATGTGGATAAACTGGTTGTTTTCGGAGCTCAAATTTGTCATTCTCTTAATGAATGCACCAATTTTATTACCTCTTAGGTGTATGTGTGTCTGATCTCTCATATGAGTTCATGTGTGTTTTGTGTTACAGACAGGTAAGGAATGGGAGGGGAAACTACAGGAAACACGGTCTCCGTTGCCCCGGTGGAGAAGGCACTGTCCCTCTCCCTGTACGTTTTCCTGTGAGATCCCTGCTAATTTGTTCACGGAGCTGTATCTTGTGAGAGCATTACACTACCATGACGAAGTCCAGTGCGGTTACTTCGAAGGGCAAGGCCGCATTTGAGCTGAAGCACAGGCTGGTCCAAGCTGTTAACAAGATTGCTGACAGAGACACATACCAGATTGGATTGGATGAGCTCGAGAAGATGGCGGATACCCTGGCCCCTGACATGATCGGTCCCTTCTTGTCATGTGTGATTGACACTGATGCTGAGCAGAAGAGTGCAGTGCGCAAGGAGTGCATCAAGGTGATTGGCACACTGGCACGCTTGCATGGGAACCTACTGGCACCACACATGGCGAAAATGGTGTCCAGCATCGTTAAGCGCCTGAAGGACACCGACTCAGTTGTTAGAGATGCATGTGTTGACACTTGTGGTACCCTTGCAATGTGCGCCAGAAGTTATGGGGATGGTGGTGCGGCATTGGTGGCATTGGTGCGCCCCCTGTTTGAATCACTGGGTGAACAGAATAGATATGTTCAGGCTGGGGCAGCATTGTGCTTGGCCAAGGTTATAGATGAGAGCAATTACTTCCCTGGACCTGTTCTCCCGCAGATGCTTGTCCGTGTTGTTAAGCTGCTCAAGAATCCCCATTTCATGGCAAAGCCCGCAGCGATTGAATTGATAAGAAGCATTGTTCAGGTTTGCACTCTTGTTTTTGTGTAAGCAATGCCATCCCACTATTGATATACTTTTTTATGTCTACAGATTACCTTGTTTATCTGACCTTGTAATTAGTACCATGAGAAAGTAGCATTCTTCTGTGCAACCATATATGTTCTTTATTCAATGGTTGCTTAGTTAGTTTGCCATAGAAATACTGCAATCTTCCTACAAAGTCAAATGTTTTTATTGCTCCTTCGAGTCTAGATCATGCATCTGATTACTAGGTTGATTTGTATTTATATGCTGTATAAATTCCGCAAGACTTCTTAATATCTTTCAAGGACTAGAGTAATAAACATCATCTTCAACTTGGTTCCACTTCTTGTAACTACCAGTAAGATCTTACATTATGTTAGTGTACTTATTTTGCTTTGCTCCCCATTTTCAGGCTGAAGGTGCTTCCACAGAGCAGGCGTTATCATCAGCTCTAACAAGTATTATGGATGCACTTAAGAGTAGCGACTGGAATACAAGGAAGGCTGCCTCTCTTGCTCTTTCAAGTATTGCTGTCAGTTCTGGGTATTTGGTTGCCTCTTTCAGAACTTCCTGCCTTCGCTCCCTTGAGCGTAGTAAATTTGATAAGGTATTTTTATCCCTACTCTCCGTTGTACCtggagaattttttttcctagaatacgcaggagaactgcgcaTCATTCAATTAAGAGGAAGGTAAAAACGATGTTTGTACAACGCGGGCCATTAACCGGGCACTCGCACACGGTAGTGGAAATAGACAGAGATTACATTTGTTAAAAGGGGGCGTCTACTAGCAGAATTTAAGACATAGAAATCGCAACGCTAGCTAACGATCAGGAGGC from Setaria italica strain Yugu1 chromosome II, Setaria_italica_v2.0, whole genome shotgun sequence encodes the following:
- the LOC101768614 gene encoding transcription termination factor MTERF2, chloroplastic, which encodes MATATATLPLLHLLLSKPATPPLRALPLPTQFHPKTHPHPLPLLFLLPRRRRCGPIAAFPATTSSSTSASASPAYDAREAEAAVAELLRESGASPADATAIAARAPAYATMLADGVRELDELGLWASWSSGAGARVGRSGAVEMEMGRLGFRRKVYLMGRSKHDHGVVPLLESFGVRLSSAKLIAPYVAAAGLPVLIDRVKFLKEMLFSSSDYATIIGRNSKRMMTHLSIPADDALQSTLSFFEKMEARYGGVSMLGHGDVSFPYLIESFPMLLLCSEDNHLKPLIDFLEYIGIPNPRIASVLLSFPPIILSDIENDIKPRIHEWEKAGIEQEHIGRMLLKYPWILSTSVIENYKRILLFLKRKKISSTVLGIAVKSWPHILGCSTQRMNLILEQFDDLGITKKMVAPVITSSPQLLLRKPNEFLQIVFFFREMGFDKETVGKILCRSPEIFASNVESTLKKKIDFLIDFGVSKHHLPRIIRKYPEILLLDINDTLLPRMNYLLEAGLSKKDVRSMIFRFSPLLGYSIELVMKPKLEFLLRIMKKPLKAVVEYPRYFSYSLEGRIKPRFWVLQSRNIDCSLTDMLAKNDELFAEEYLGTGGLLQKPLQSSKVS